A window of Rhododendron vialii isolate Sample 1 chromosome 13a, ASM3025357v1 contains these coding sequences:
- the LOC131315223 gene encoding uncharacterized protein LOC131315223: protein MRASIFTNENKAGTDATPSEVSKFPCTQSKKALCPLENVHKEYELPRMPPWFVNVGSQKLYLALAGILRLVGLFLMADCRSERSLSIVTDVPLSYIRKLVSEVRLKEK, encoded by the exons ATGAGAGCTAGCATCTTTACCAATGAGAATAAGGCTGGCACAGATGCTACTCCCTCAGAAGTCTCAAAGTTCCCTTGTACCCAGAGCAAAAAAGCATTATGCCCGCTGGAAAACGTTCACAAGGAATACGAGCTTCCGCGCATGCCACCTTGGTTTGTTAATGTGGGCAGTCAAAAACTATACCTCGCTCTCGCTGGAATTCTTAGACTCGTAGGTTTATTTCTAATGGCAG ATTGTAGAAGTGAACGGTCTTTGTCAATTGTCACTGATGTTCCACTGAGCTACATACGGAAATTGGTTTCTGAGGTCAGGTTGAAAGAGAAGTAA
- the LOC131313988 gene encoding uncharacterized protein LOC131313988, which translates to MLQAPTSDRSALVAIPQGQFGSGSGKSQYGTTNGTINRMSLQCDYCHNTGHTKDFCWKLRGRPSRGRGSGRGGRGRGPGRSQAQAHVSEFTTLSDSGFSTGVQSPSEFVGGFSQGEMQTLRRLMARADSSSTIAPTSTAASTASYFAHSGTGNGEGDWQW; encoded by the exons atgttacaagctcccacttctgatcgttctgcattAGTTGCTATTCCGCAGGGACAGTTTGGGTCTGGCAGTGGAAAGTCTCAGTATGGTACTACTAATGGGACCATAAACCGTATGTCACTCCAatgtgattattgccacaatACTGGACACACcaaggatttctgttggaagttacgtggtcgtccttctcgtgggcgaggcagtggacgtggaggtcgaggtcgtggtcccgggcgttctcaggctcaggcacatgtttcagagtttactaccttgtctgattctgggttcagtaCAGGAGTTCAGTCACCTTCTGAATTTGTTGGCGGTTTCTCTCAGGGGGAGATGCAAACTCTCAGGCGTCTTATGGCTCGGGCTGATTCTTCctctactatagctcctacttccacagcagcttctactgcatcctattttgctcattcag gaactggaaacggggaaggtgattggcagtggtaa